The sequence CCTACTTCTGCCGCCAGTTTGGCCGTGGTGATCCGGCTGCCGGGCTGTGTTTCCAGCATGGTAGCCAGCGCCTGCAGAATATCGTCGCGGCGCGAGGGACGCTTGTTCATGAAAAATCCTTATGCGTCTTCGGCTTGCAGGCTCTGGTTGGTAATCAGGGTGCCGACACCGGTATCGGTGAAGATTTCCAGCAGTACGGCGTGGGGCACGCGGCCATCGATAATATGGGCACTGTTCACGCCCGCTTTTACTGCGTCCAGGGCGCAGCCGATCTTGGGCAGCATACCGCCGTAGATGGTGCCGTCTTCGATCAGCGCATCTACCTGCTCGGTGCTCAGTCCCGTCAGGACTTTGCCTTCCTTGTTTTTCAGCCCTTCGATGTTGGTTAGCAGCATCAGTTTTTCGGCTTTCAGGACTTCGGCCACTTTGCCGGCCACGAGATCGGCATTGATGTTATATGACGCGCCATCCGGGCCGACGCCAATCGGTGCAATCACCGGGATGAAATCGCTGTTGATCAGCATTTCGAGCACATCAGTGCTGATGCTGGCGACTTCGCCAACATGGCCGATATCAATAATTTCCGGGGCCGACATCTCTGGCGTCTTGTGGCGAACCTTGAGTTTGCGCGCGCGAATGAGCTGGCCGTCTTTGCCGGTCAGGCCCACGGCCTTGCCACCGTTATGATTCAGCAGCGAGACGATTTCCTTATTCACGCTGCCGCCCAACACCATTTCCACCACGTCCATGGTGTCGCTGTCGGTAACGCGCATGCCCTCTACAAAATGGGACTCAATCTGCAATCGCTTGAGCAGGTCGCCGATTTGAGGGCCGCCGCCATGCACCACAATCGGATTCATGCCGACCAGCTTCATCAACACGATATCGCGGGCGAAATGCTCTTTCAGTTCGTCGTCGATCATCGCATTGCCACCAAACTTCACCACAATCGTTTTATTGGTGAAGCGTTGGATGTAAGGCAGGGCTTCGGTCAGAACGCGGGCGATATCGCCCGCAGCGTCGCGGCTTAGTGACATAGCTGGTCTCATGCTCTGGGTTCGCAGGTGAAAAGGCGGTATTAAAGACTATCTGCCAAGTTGGGATCAATCTTCGCCAGCGTTTGTGCGAAGCTTTCACGAATTCCGTCCAGGGCGGCTTCGCTCTCGGCTTCAAAGCGCAGGGTGATCGCCGGGCCGGTGTTGGAGGCCCGGAGCAGGCCCCAGCCGTTGCGGAATTCATAGCGCAGACCGTCGATATCGATCAGCTTGGCATCGCGAAAATCGTTCTGCTGGGCAAAGGCATTCACCACATCAAATTTCCGCTCGTCATCCACGGGCAGCAGAATCTCCGGGCTGCTGAACAGCTTGGGATAGCTGACCAGCTCTTCGTCCAGTGTGGTGCCGGCCAGTGTCAGGGCTTCCAGCAGGCGGGCGGCGGCATACAGGCCGTCGTCGAAACCGTACCAGCGTTCTTTGAAGAAGATATGGCCGCTGAACTCGCCTGCGAGCAGTGCGTCACTGCTGGCGATCTTGCGTTTCATATGCGAGTGGCCACATTTCCACATCACCGGGCGGCCGCCACGGTCCAACACCAGCTGGCCGAGCAGGCGGCTGCATTTTACGTCGAACAGCACTTCGCAGCCGGGATTGCGGCTCACCATGTCGTCGGCCAGTACCATCAGTAACTGGTCGGCGCGGGGGCGGCGTCCGGATGCGCTGACCACCGCCACGCGGTCACCGTCGCCGTCAAAGGCAATACCGATATCGGCGCCTTGCTCGGCCACCGCAGCGGCGAGCGCGTCGAGGTTTTCGGGAATCGTAGGGTCGGGGTTGCGGTTGGGGAAGCGGCCGTCCACTTCACAGAACAGTGGCGTGACCTCGCAGCCCAGCTCCTCAAACAGCGGAACGGCGATATTTGAGGTAGCGCCGTTGCCGGCATCGATAACCACTTTCAGCGTCTGCGCAATAACCACGTCGCCGCAGATGCGGTCGATATAGCGCTGTTCAATACTGTCGCTGCTGAGTTGTCCTTCGCCCTGCTCGTAGCGTTGCTCGGCAACGCGGTCGGCCAGGGCCTGAATCTCTTCACTGCTCAGGCTTTCAAAGCCCAGCAACATTTTCATGCCGTTGTATTCGGCGGGATTGTGACTGCCGGTAATCATCACCGCGTTGCCGATATTCAGGTCGTGGCAGGCGAAGTGCAGCATGGGCGTGGCGATCAGCCCAAGATCGACAACATCAACGCCGCAGCTCAGCAAGCCCTCGATCAGCGCCTCGCGAATACGCGGGCTGCTCTCCCGGCCATCGCGCCCCAGCAAGATTTTCTGCTGGCCACGGGCGAGGGCTTCGCTGCCCAGGGCACGGCCAATGTGGCGGCAGTAATCGCTGTCCAGGTCGCGATCGGCAATCCCGCGAATGTCATAGGCGCGGAAGCAGCTTCGGCGATTGGGTGGCGGGGCATCGGCGGCGGGTTCTTTGGCGCTCGATTGCGGCGCTGGCTTGTCGGGTTTGGAGGCGGTTTTCTTGGGCGTCAGGGGTTTGGCCTCAGGCAGCGGTGGCCGCAGGTCGGCGGTGGGATCAAAGCGCCCGCCGTGCTGGCTTTGCAGCGGCTTCTTCTCAACGGTTTTGTCCTTGCCCATCAAGCTGTCGATATCGGGAATATCCGGTGAGGCGGTACTCTCTCTGCTCAGGGCTTTGCGCAGGGGCGCGGCGCTGGCGCGCAGGAAAAAGATGCTGTGGCTGGCAGTAATCAGTGCCAGGCACAGCAGACAAACCAGCCAGATCAGGGTGCTGTCGATGGTCAGCGCATTGACCGTTACCTGCTGTGGAAAGACTTCCAGTGACCAGCCGGGGATGGTGAGGGCGCGACTGACCATGTATTGCTTGTACTGCTGGCCATTGGCGGCAATGACCACGCTTTCGCTGCCCTTGTAGCGTTGCACCAGTTGGTTACTGACGGAGTTCCCCGCGATATTGCGCAGAATCCGGGCGAAGAATTCGGCGTCGAAGCTGACGATGATCGCCCCTTGGTCACCGGCGACTTGCAAGAGCGAAATCAGCCAGCGCTTGTCGTGCTGGTAGGCCTCGATAATGAGCTGCTGACTGTCGATGGCCTTGCGCAACATGTCGATTTCAATATGGTTGCGCAGGCGCTTGGTTTCAGTGCTTTCGTCGGCGATACCCTGAGGGCCGATACGGATCAGCTTGCTGTCGGTGGCTGCGGGAAAGCTGCGACGCAGATCCAGCGCTTCTTTGCTCAGCGCTGCAGCATCGCGCTGGTCAAATGCGGCGATAATGTCGGGTTTGCTGGACTGGGCAGTGACTCGCTCGCCGATGCCGGCAAGCAGGTCGTCGAGCACCCGTTTCTCTTTGTCGGCGATGTCGCTGGTGACCGCGGCGACGCGCTGGCTGGTGCTGCGCGGCAACTCGATGTTCTGAATCCAGTAAAATGCCGCCATGATCAGTGCCACACAGGCCAGTCCGGAAAGCAGAATGTCCCGCCGGGCAGGCGTCAGTGAGGCTTTTGTGGCGGTGTTCTTCGGTGAGCGGCGCGACGTAAGCATGATGGTGTTATCGGTAATCCCTGCCAGTTGGGCGTTGCATTATCATGGAAGGCCTTGAGGCGGCTGTCCAGAACGCGGCTCTCAGTCTGCCGGTTCTCTGTGCTGCTGGGCAATCAAGGCGATCAGTTGCCGGGCGAGCTGGCGCTTGCTCATCTGCTCGATGTGCTGCTCGGTATCGGCGCCGATCACGGTCACGCGGTTGTCGTCGGTATTGAAGCCGATGCGGCTGTCCGACACATCGTTGGCCACGATCAGATCCAGCTTTTTGCGTTGCAGCTTGTCCCGCGCATAGCTCACCACATCCTGTGTTTCTGCGGCAAAGCCCACCGTAAAGGGGCGTTTGGGATGGCTGGCAACGGCGCTGACGATGTCGGGGTTGCGTACCAGCTCAATGCGCATGGCGTCGTTGTGCTTCTTGATCTTCTGTTCTTCCACGTTCGCGGGCCGGTAGTCAGCCACCGCGGCGCAGGCGATGAAAATGTCACAGTTACCCATTTTTTCCAGGCTGGCGTCGTACATCTGCTGCGCGCTGATGACGTCGATACGGGTGACGCGCTCCGGGCAGGGAAGCTGTGTTGGGCCACTGATCAGCGTGACTTGCGCCCCTGCATCGGCGGCCGCTTCGGCCAGGGCATAGCCCATTTTTCCCGAGCTGTGGTTGCTGATGTAACGCACCGGATCAATCGCTTCGCGCGTTGGCCCGGCGGTGATACACAATTTTACGCCGTCCAGCGCACGGCTTTGAAACAGCCCCGCCGCCAGTTCGGCCAGTTGCTCGGCTTCCAGCATCCGCCCCGGCCCGACATCGCCACAGGCTTGCTCGCCGGCCGCTGGTCCAAACAGCGCAATGCCGCGCTCGCGCAGAATCTCGACATTGGCCTGCGTGGCCGGGTCGCGCCACATACCCTGATTCATGGCCGGTGCCAGGGCAACGGGCGCCGGGGTGGCAAGACACAAGGTGGTCAGCAGGTCGTCGCCTCGACCGTTGGCTAGTCTCGCCATCAGATCGGCGCTGGCAGGGGCCACGAGAATCAGGTCGGCCCAGCGCGCCAGTTCGATATGCCCCATGCCCGCTTCAGCCTCCGGATCGAGCAGTGTGGTATGCACCGGATTGCCCGACAGTGCTTGCAGGGTCAGCGGAGTGATGAACTCCATGGCAGCGGCGGTCATGACGACGCGCACGTCGGCGCCGTGGTCTTTCAGGCGGCGCACCAGCTCGGCACTTTTATAGGCGGCGATCCCGCCGCTGATGCCGAGGAGAATATGTCGGTTACTGAGCTGCTTCATGCCGGGGCTCGATATTGCAAATCAAGCAGCTATTATGAACGTTCAGGGCGGTGGGGACTACCGCCGCCTGCGATCTGCGTTTGCCACGCCAAGGAGGGTGATGTGGCGATTAATCACTGGCCGGAGGCCGAGCGCCCCCGTGAGAAACTGCTGGCGCGCGGCGCCGAAGCCCTTTCCGACGCCGAACTGTTGGCGATATTTCTCCGTACCGGCGTGCGCGGCAAGTCGGCGGTGGACCTCGCCAGAGAGCTGTTGGCCGAGCACGGTGGATTGACGGCTCTGATGGCGGCGTCCCAGTCTCAGTTCTGTGCCTCTAAGGGACTGGGCGATGCGAAATATGTGCAGCTGCAGGCGGTGATCGAAATGTCCCGCCGCTATCTGGGTGAGGCCCTGCGGCGCGATGCGGTGTTTGCCAGTGCCTCGGCCACCAAGCAGTTCCTTTGTGCCCAGCTGCGCGGCGAACATCGCGAAGTATTTGCCGCCCTCTACCTCGATAATCAGCACCGGCTGATTGCCTACGAACCTCTGTTTTACGGCACGATTGACGGGGCGGCCGTTTACCCGCGAGAGATTGCCCGACGTGCGCTGGAGCTGCACGCGGCTGCGCTGATCGTGGCGCATAATCATCCCAGCGGGGTGGCCGAACCCAGCGATGCCGATGTGCGAATTACGGCACGTATCCGCGAGGCCTTGTCGCTGTTGGACATGCGCCTGTTGGATCATTGCGTGGTGGCCGGACCGGAGGTGGTGTCGTTGGCGGAGCGCGGTTTGCTGTAAGCCGCCCCGCCATTTGCGGAAATGAAGAAGGCTTAGCTCAGGCTCATCATACTGCGCACGTCAAAGGGCTCGAACTCGTCGTCGCGCCCCTGCTCCAGCTTGGCGACCCAGTTGGGGTCTTGCAGCAGGGCGCGGCCCACGGCAATCAGGTCGAACTCGCCATCGGCCACCCGCTTGGCAAGGTTTTCAAGACTTTGTTCCGCCGCCAGCTCTGACGATTTGCCCTGTGCCAGTGATTCTATGAAGTCGCTGGCCAGGCCGACAGAGCCGACGCTGATGCTGGGCTTGCCGGTGAGCTTTTTCGCCCAGCCAGCAAAATTCAGCGAAGATCCCTCGAACTCCGGCTCCCAGAAGCGGCGCTGAGAGCAGTGGAAGATATCGGCACCTGCGTCGCTCAGGGCGCCCAGCCAACACTGCATCTCTTCCGGTGTTTCCGCCAGCCGCGCCGTGTACTCCTGCTGCTTCCATTGGGAGAGGCGAATAATCAGCGTGAAGTCCTCACCCACAGCGGCCCGGGCGGCCTTGAGGATTTCGACCGCAAAACGGCTGCGTTCGACCAGTGTCTTGCCGCCAAAGCGGTCGCTGCGTTCATTGGTGGCGGGCCAGAAAAACTCGTCGATCAGATAGCCATGGGCACCGTGAAATTCGGCGGCATCGCAGCCAATGGCTTTGGCATTGCGGGCGGCGTCGGCATAGGCGGCAATCGTATCGGCAATGTCGCTGTCACTCATCACCTTACCCCGAGGCTTGCCCGGCATGGCCAGTCCCGATGGACTTTCCAGTTGTTCATCCGGAATCACATCGCTGTCACCGGTCGTGTGCATTGACCCCACGTGCCAAAGCTGCGGGGCAAAGGCGCCCCCGGCAGCGTGAACGGCGTCGACGGCGCGTTTCCAGGCAGCCAGTTCCGCCTCGCCATGAAAGCGTGGCACCTTGTTGTCGTGCAGCGCGCCCGGACGATTGATGCCGGTGCCCTCGGAAATAATCAGGCCGACGCCGCCCTCGGCGCGGCGCTGGTAATAAGCGCACATGGCGTCAGACAGAATGCCGCCGGGGGAGTGGGAGCGCGTCATCGGGGCCATGGCAATGCGGTTGCGCACGATCAGTGATTTACAGGAAAACGCGTGGAACAGAGCTTCACGTGACATGCTGGAAAGTCTCCTTGGGCGGCGATGTGCTGTGATTTATATCGCGCGCGATAAAAATAGCAAGGCTACCAGAAGGGCTGCCGGATCGGAATGATGGAATTTTCGCCAGTTTCGTTGATTAGGGGGCGGGCTTCTGGTATAAAGTCGCGCTCTATTTGGGTCCGACCTCGGCCGAGTGTCGTGCAAGCCTGCTGCCGGCGCCGATTTTCGGTGCTGAGACCCAGAATTTTTAGGCGAAGTTTGCAGAATTCATCGGGCTTTTTTGCGTAAAAAGCCTCAAGAGGCGAAGGAAAACCATGTCCAGAGTATGTCAAGTTACTGGCAAGCGTCCGGTAACCGGAAACAATGTATCTCACGCAAAAAACCGCACCCGTCGTCGTTTTTTGCCGAACCTGCACAGCCACCGTTTCTGGGTTGAGGCAGAAAAACGTTTCGTAACCCTGCGCGTGTCTGCAAAGGGTATGCGTATCATCGACAAAAAGGGCATTGATGCTGTTCTGGCTGATCTGCGTGCCCGCGGCGAGAAATACTAAGGAGAACCGTCATGGCGAAGAAAGGCGCTAGCGATAAAATCCGTCTGGTCTCCAGCGCGGGTACTGGTCACTTCTACACGACCACTAAAAACAAGCGTAACACCCCCGACAAGTTCGAATTCAAGAAATACGATCCGGTGGTTCGCAAGCACGTGATCTACAAAGAAGCCAAAATCAAGTAAGGCTGCTTTGCCCGATTGCGAAAAGCCGCGCTCGTCGCGGCTTTTTTTATGGCCGCGATTTCTGTTCCGGCCCGGTTTGGGAATTCATGGCAGAATAGCGGCTTTGCGAGACTGGCTGACAACACAGGGAGGCTGAATGCGTCACCTTCGCCTAGAGGCACTGCTGGCTTTGCCCGGCCACAGTGTGGTGCTGATGCCCAGCGATGCCAGCGCGCGCCAACTGCGGGACCGGATCGCCACCCAGCGCGGTGAGCACGATCAGGCCTTTCTGGAAACCATCACCGTAATGCCTCTCGGGCAATGGTTGGCCGAACTCTGGGATGCCAGTCTGCCCAGTCAGCAGGTGCTGCGTCCGATACAATTGCTGGCTATCGCACGGCGGATTATTGAAGGCAGCGAACTGTTTCCCGGTGATTGCCTCAACAGCCTCGCTATCGTCCGTCAGTTTGTCGATGCTTTTCAGCTTCACGCCGCTTACCAGCTCGGCAGTGACCGTGATGACTATTTGTTTTCCCCCGAATATTTGGCGTTCTTCCACTGGCGTGAGGCCATGCAACAGGCCCTTGATGAGCTGCATGCGCTGAGCAGTGAGCAACTACCGGCGGCGCTTTCCCAAGCGCTGAATCGAGGTGAACTGCAACTGCCGGATCAATTGATTCTGTCGCCTGCGCTCAGCCTGCCGCCGGCTGCCCGGCAGTTTGTCGATCAGTGCGTGGTCGAAGGTGTGCAGTCCTACAGGCTTGATGATGAGCGCCCGATTGCCTCACCGCAGCTATGGGCTGCGACCCATGGCGATGACGAATGCGAAGCTATCGCCAACTGGTTGGCGGCTCAGCTTGCCCGTGAACCTCAAGCCAGCCTGGCGGTTCTGCTGCCGGATATGAACGCCTACCGGCCCCCCCTGGAGCGCGCCCTGCGCCGCCAGCTCTATCCGCAGTCACTCTACGTGGGCGCTGACGCGCTTGAAGAACCCTGGGTTTTTGAGGGCAGCGAAAGTCTTTATGCCTACCCGCTGA comes from Spongiibacter tropicus DSM 19543 and encodes:
- the coaBC gene encoding bifunctional phosphopantothenoylcysteine decarboxylase/phosphopantothenate--cysteine ligase CoaBC, yielding MKQLSNRHILLGISGGIAAYKSAELVRRLKDHGADVRVVMTAAAMEFITPLTLQALSGNPVHTTLLDPEAEAGMGHIELARWADLILVAPASADLMARLANGRGDDLLTTLCLATPAPVALAPAMNQGMWRDPATQANVEILRERGIALFGPAAGEQACGDVGPGRMLEAEQLAELAAGLFQSRALDGVKLCITAGPTREAIDPVRYISNHSSGKMGYALAEAAADAGAQVTLISGPTQLPCPERVTRIDVISAQQMYDASLEKMGNCDIFIACAAVADYRPANVEEQKIKKHNDAMRIELVRNPDIVSAVASHPKRPFTVGFAAETQDVVSYARDKLQRKKLDLIVANDVSDSRIGFNTDDNRVTVIGADTEQHIEQMSKRQLARQLIALIAQQHREPAD
- the argB gene encoding acetylglutamate kinase, whose translation is MSLSRDAAGDIARVLTEALPYIQRFTNKTIVVKFGGNAMIDDELKEHFARDIVLMKLVGMNPIVVHGGGPQIGDLLKRLQIESHFVEGMRVTDSDTMDVVEMVLGGSVNKEIVSLLNHNGGKAVGLTGKDGQLIRARKLKVRHKTPEMSAPEIIDIGHVGEVASISTDVLEMLINSDFIPVIAPIGVGPDGASYNINADLVAGKVAEVLKAEKLMLLTNIEGLKNKEGKVLTGLSTEQVDALIEDGTIYGGMLPKIGCALDAVKAGVNSAHIIDGRVPHAVLLEIFTDTGVGTLITNQSLQAEDA
- the rpmG gene encoding 50S ribosomal protein L33, which translates into the protein MAKKGASDKIRLVSSAGTGHFYTTTKNKRNTPDKFEFKKYDPVVRKHVIYKEAKIK
- the rpmB gene encoding 50S ribosomal protein L28 — translated: MSRVCQVTGKRPVTGNNVSHAKNRTRRRFLPNLHSHRFWVEAEKRFVTLRVSAKGMRIIDKKGIDAVLADLRARGEKY
- a CDS encoding NADH:flavin oxidoreductase, with product MSREALFHAFSCKSLIVRNRIAMAPMTRSHSPGGILSDAMCAYYQRRAEGGVGLIISEGTGINRPGALHDNKVPRFHGEAELAAWKRAVDAVHAAGGAFAPQLWHVGSMHTTGDSDVIPDEQLESPSGLAMPGKPRGKVMSDSDIADTIAAYADAARNAKAIGCDAAEFHGAHGYLIDEFFWPATNERSDRFGGKTLVERSRFAVEILKAARAAVGEDFTLIIRLSQWKQQEYTARLAETPEEMQCWLGALSDAGADIFHCSQRRFWEPEFEGSSLNFAGWAKKLTGKPSISVGSVGLASDFIESLAQGKSSELAAEQSLENLAKRVADGEFDLIAVGRALLQDPNWVAKLEQGRDDEFEPFDVRSMMSLS
- the radC gene encoding RadC family protein; the encoded protein is MAINHWPEAERPREKLLARGAEALSDAELLAIFLRTGVRGKSAVDLARELLAEHGGLTALMAASQSQFCASKGLGDAKYVQLQAVIEMSRRYLGEALRRDAVFASASATKQFLCAQLRGEHREVFAALYLDNQHRLIAYEPLFYGTIDGAAVYPREIARRALELHAAALIVAHNHPSGVAEPSDADVRITARIREALSLLDMRLLDHCVVAGPEVVSLAERGLL
- a CDS encoding phosphomannomutase/phosphoglucomutase, encoding MLTSRRSPKNTATKASLTPARRDILLSGLACVALIMAAFYWIQNIELPRSTSQRVAAVTSDIADKEKRVLDDLLAGIGERVTAQSSKPDIIAAFDQRDAAALSKEALDLRRSFPAATDSKLIRIGPQGIADESTETKRLRNHIEIDMLRKAIDSQQLIIEAYQHDKRWLISLLQVAGDQGAIIVSFDAEFFARILRNIAGNSVSNQLVQRYKGSESVVIAANGQQYKQYMVSRALTIPGWSLEVFPQQVTVNALTIDSTLIWLVCLLCLALITASHSIFFLRASAAPLRKALSRESTASPDIPDIDSLMGKDKTVEKKPLQSQHGGRFDPTADLRPPLPEAKPLTPKKTASKPDKPAPQSSAKEPAADAPPPNRRSCFRAYDIRGIADRDLDSDYCRHIGRALGSEALARGQQKILLGRDGRESSPRIREALIEGLLSCGVDVVDLGLIATPMLHFACHDLNIGNAVMITGSHNPAEYNGMKMLLGFESLSSEEIQALADRVAEQRYEQGEGQLSSDSIEQRYIDRICGDVVIAQTLKVVIDAGNGATSNIAVPLFEELGCEVTPLFCEVDGRFPNRNPDPTIPENLDALAAAVAEQGADIGIAFDGDGDRVAVVSASGRRPRADQLLMVLADDMVSRNPGCEVLFDVKCSRLLGQLVLDRGGRPVMWKCGHSHMKRKIASSDALLAGEFSGHIFFKERWYGFDDGLYAAARLLEALTLAGTTLDEELVSYPKLFSSPEILLPVDDERKFDVVNAFAQQNDFRDAKLIDIDGLRYEFRNGWGLLRASNTGPAITLRFEAESEAALDGIRESFAQTLAKIDPNLADSL